The Microbulbifer sp. YPW1 genome contains a region encoding:
- a CDS encoding rhamnogalacturonan acetylesterase: MNMRKIVFAVVMCTGLAACGGSGSPSSGDGSGSSSSSSSSSSSSSSSSSSGGGSSSSSSSSSSSGGSSSSGGASGEAPTIHMLGDSTMTDYGEERLPQMGWGQAMPAFFSEETVINNWARGGRSSLSFYYEASRWPTALTSIEEGDYVIIQFGHNDQKTGGDYDEFGTYAFCSDGTEDGENCADTEHSYYQFLKKYVLETREKGATPILMTPIVRKYFSGGSITEKGQHNLQDANTGEEHPRGNYPAAMKAVAETYDVPLVDLTAETKAIVESYGDEAATEHLYIPADSTHPQVLFANLIARAAVEGLKSHGLMVEHIVEVTSLVASPDSLDWGNRYVGVPNSKKLTISAFDLTPENGAVDVSAPDGFLLSDSDDAETWSSSTTIDFTNGAFTSNLYVQFNAEIHQAYAGEVSFALEGTELGTVDVSGTGVAAGEGVASYSSWFTEGSSTAPINDGLVSASDALANNLEAGNVKTLAVDGQDTGVARYRVEGPEMVARSNDRFLQFAVTAESQTFFVDTISAYLTSSGGSTVQADIEYSLSSDFSNPVKLDEAISFTKDTMTLQEYGVTIPVSAGETLYVRIFPWNSAGNTGKYLAIYDFNINGTSGE; this comes from the coding sequence ATGAACATGAGAAAAATCGTATTCGCGGTAGTCATGTGTACCGGTCTGGCTGCCTGTGGCGGCTCCGGTAGTCCGAGCAGCGGTGATGGTTCGGGCAGCTCTTCGAGCAGTTCTTCAAGCAGTTCTTCAAGCAGTTCTTCAAGCAGTTCCGGCGGTGGCAGCAGTTCTTCCAGTAGTTCGTCCAGCAGTTCCGGCGGCTCAAGCAGTTCCGGTGGTGCCAGCGGAGAAGCCCCTACCATTCATATGCTCGGCGACTCGACCATGACCGATTACGGCGAAGAGCGTTTGCCGCAGATGGGTTGGGGGCAGGCAATGCCGGCCTTCTTCAGCGAGGAAACGGTCATCAACAACTGGGCCAGAGGCGGGCGCAGTTCCCTCAGCTTCTACTACGAGGCTTCCCGTTGGCCGACCGCGCTGACAAGTATTGAAGAGGGTGATTACGTCATCATCCAGTTCGGGCACAACGATCAGAAAACCGGTGGCGACTACGATGAGTTTGGCACCTACGCGTTCTGTAGCGACGGCACCGAAGATGGAGAGAACTGCGCGGACACGGAACATTCGTATTACCAGTTCCTGAAAAAGTATGTTCTCGAAACACGGGAAAAAGGTGCGACGCCGATACTGATGACGCCGATCGTGCGCAAATATTTCAGCGGTGGTTCCATTACTGAAAAAGGGCAGCACAATCTGCAAGACGCCAACACGGGCGAAGAACACCCGCGGGGCAACTATCCGGCCGCGATGAAAGCGGTTGCAGAAACCTACGATGTACCGCTTGTGGACCTCACCGCCGAGACCAAAGCCATCGTGGAAAGCTATGGTGACGAAGCGGCGACAGAGCACCTGTACATCCCTGCCGACAGTACCCATCCGCAGGTGCTCTTTGCCAACCTGATCGCCAGGGCGGCAGTCGAGGGTTTGAAGTCGCATGGTTTGATGGTGGAGCACATTGTCGAAGTGACTTCGCTGGTAGCCAGCCCCGACAGCCTGGATTGGGGAAATCGTTACGTTGGCGTCCCCAATAGCAAAAAGCTCACCATCTCTGCCTTTGATCTCACGCCGGAAAACGGCGCCGTTGATGTCTCCGCACCGGACGGCTTCCTGTTGAGCGACTCCGACGACGCCGAAACCTGGAGCAGCTCCACTACTATCGACTTCACCAATGGCGCCTTCACCTCCAACCTCTACGTGCAATTCAATGCGGAAATCCACCAGGCCTACGCGGGAGAGGTCAGCTTTGCACTGGAGGGTACCGAGTTGGGCACAGTGGACGTATCGGGTACCGGTGTCGCGGCCGGTGAAGGAGTAGCGTCTTATTCCAGCTGGTTTACCGAAGGATCATCCACCGCCCCCATCAACGATGGCCTGGTCAGTGCCAGCGACGCGCTGGCAAACAACCTGGAGGCGGGGAACGTAAAGACCCTGGCAGTCGACGGACAAGATACCGGCGTTGCCCGCTATCGGGTGGAAGGGCCCGAGATGGTCGCCCGCAGCAATGACCGCTTCCTGCAATTTGCGGTGACCGCCGAATCCCAGACCTTCTTCGTGGACACCATCTCCGCCTACCTCACCTCCAGCGGCGGCTCAACGGTGCAGGCCGATATTGAGTATTCGCTATCCAGCGATTTCAGCAACCCGGTCAAACTCGACGAAGCCATCTCCTTTACCAAGGATACGATGACCCTGCAAGAGTACGGCGTGACCATTCCGGTTTCCGCTGGGGAGACTCTCTATGTCCGTATCTTCCCGTGGAATTCCGCCGGTAACACCGGTAAGTACCTCGCCATTTACGATTTCAATATCAATGGCACCAGCGGGGAATAA
- a CDS encoding pectinesterase family protein produces the protein MKTPSLLVLVVLSGWLAACDSGSSGGGSDPGGSSSSSSSSSSSSSSSSSGGSSSSSSSSSSSSGGSSSSSSSSSSSSGGSSSSSSSGSGGTAAFTCPEDGSLYFCDDFEDGEFASTWDALIDGYGLDNPGKFDILDEGDAGKSLRFTAGTRGENLNEGELILVKEAAFSGVPADYSVEYRIRPRANGNTGNKYLFAMGRYQGPLQWYFGGLNMQNSTDSTQVEAGLATSGGVSRLAQTRKPLELGTQDGTDGTWYTVRFDMVGSASTVYLDGEELGSFTDPDSLYQTAGRIGFFTYNRSFEVDYVKVGDPSIKPVQLTLDYAESTWVTTAGDPALEINVTAIQSDGVTADTFTVESSDETAVSVEVAGNTAKLTPLAEGEVDITFTSGSDSSLQKTIAVSVAKAFEMPTATYGDLGTRVSPIPGNTNEYEDTRLSITFDSAPTLAEIGSVRIFRADDDTEVDAIRAGGEVDMLGYEGQSSTRTLNVNPFEIDGNTLIISPHTNALEHGVEYYVAISGNLVQGVQLNGADFVGLGKDAGWTFTTRAMAPSGTDVTVDDDGAADFRTVQGALNHVMENVAASDPVTITINAGDYREVLFLRGKHNVTLQGAGTGETVIRYSNNNGLNPGTSTRALFLVESADMLTLKDLSLINTTLIGDGGQAETLYFNNDGGRLIATNAAFISEQDTLLLKGWSWFYDSLVAGNVDFIWGTAQAAVFENSEIRTLTRTDGGQGGYLLQARTPENVPGFVFLNSILTRDDGVTNATHTLARSGGSSSYFDNIAFINTKMDAHIKPDGWHLSPMPNPATASADAGWREYGSMDLTGSVLDISARCGEGKACHALSEAEVAERFCSRAQIFSGWNNGEGWDPMPEQPNDELCPAVEPEPEPEPEPEPGVWSGSAMVLGGSSTGISGEITAQTETSVTFTAEGGKFESAAMSFYLVSQEVAGDFTLTAKVKAVGALRESSSYQFPVGLILCECDTASSGTSPLAHATINDITGDDVQNLVPTYGHVAEDGANWNKTSMDSAELTPGDNLYLRLERQGQKYITYLSSDGGATYPIVKASTLSGLPDTVKVGLFAAPNGSGVQTFTFEDIQLVQ, from the coding sequence ATGAAAACCCCTTCCCTACTCGTATTGGTCGTCCTGTCCGGATGGCTTGCCGCTTGTGACAGCGGCAGCTCCGGAGGTGGCTCGGACCCCGGCGGTTCCTCGAGCAGCAGTTCATCAAGTAGTTCCAGCAGTTCGTCGAGCAGTTCCGGCGGTTCATCAAGTAGCTCCAGCAGTTCGTCGAGTAGTTCCGGCGGCTCTTCAAGTAGTTCCAGTAGTTCGTCGAGCAGTTCTGGTGGCTCATCAAGCAGTTCATCGAGTGGCTCCGGCGGCACCGCCGCCTTCACCTGTCCGGAAGATGGCAGCCTGTATTTCTGCGACGACTTTGAAGACGGCGAATTCGCAAGCACCTGGGATGCCCTGATCGACGGTTACGGTCTGGACAACCCCGGCAAATTCGACATTCTCGACGAGGGCGATGCCGGCAAGTCCCTGCGCTTCACCGCCGGCACCCGCGGTGAAAACCTGAACGAGGGTGAGCTGATCCTGGTCAAGGAAGCAGCTTTCTCCGGCGTACCAGCGGACTACTCCGTGGAGTACCGCATACGCCCGCGTGCCAACGGCAACACCGGTAACAAATACCTGTTTGCCATGGGCCGCTACCAGGGACCGCTGCAGTGGTATTTCGGCGGCCTGAATATGCAGAACAGCACCGACTCCACCCAGGTGGAAGCGGGCCTGGCCACCAGTGGTGGCGTGAGTCGCCTGGCACAGACGAGAAAGCCGCTGGAACTGGGCACACAGGACGGCACTGACGGCACCTGGTACACGGTGCGCTTCGACATGGTTGGCTCCGCGTCCACGGTCTACCTGGATGGCGAGGAGTTGGGCTCGTTTACCGACCCCGACAGCCTCTACCAGACTGCCGGACGTATCGGCTTTTTCACCTACAACCGCTCCTTTGAAGTGGACTATGTGAAGGTCGGCGACCCCAGCATCAAACCTGTGCAACTCACCCTCGATTACGCGGAATCTACCTGGGTTACCACTGCCGGCGATCCGGCGCTGGAGATAAATGTCACCGCGATTCAGAGCGACGGTGTCACTGCCGATACTTTTACCGTCGAGTCCAGCGATGAGACTGCGGTCTCCGTGGAGGTCGCCGGCAATACTGCGAAACTGACCCCGCTTGCCGAGGGCGAGGTCGACATCACCTTTACCAGCGGTTCCGATTCCAGCCTGCAGAAAACGATTGCAGTGAGTGTGGCCAAGGCCTTCGAGATGCCCACGGCTACCTACGGTGACCTTGGTACCCGTGTCAGCCCGATTCCGGGCAATACCAACGAGTACGAAGACACCCGCCTGAGTATTACCTTCGACAGCGCTCCCACCCTCGCCGAAATTGGCTCGGTGCGTATTTTCCGCGCCGATGACGATACCGAGGTGGATGCCATCCGCGCCGGTGGCGAGGTGGACATGCTCGGTTACGAAGGGCAGAGCAGCACCCGCACCCTGAACGTTAATCCGTTCGAGATAGACGGCAACACACTGATCATCTCGCCGCACACCAACGCGCTGGAGCATGGTGTTGAATACTATGTCGCCATCAGCGGCAACCTGGTGCAGGGAGTGCAGCTGAACGGTGCCGACTTCGTGGGCCTAGGCAAAGACGCCGGCTGGACCTTCACCACGCGCGCCATGGCTCCCAGTGGCACCGACGTAACAGTGGACGACGACGGCGCCGCGGATTTCCGCACAGTGCAGGGCGCGCTGAACCATGTGATGGAGAATGTGGCCGCGAGCGACCCGGTTACCATCACCATCAATGCGGGTGACTACCGCGAGGTGTTGTTCCTGCGCGGCAAGCACAACGTTACCCTGCAGGGCGCAGGCACCGGCGAAACGGTGATCCGCTACAGCAACAACAACGGGCTCAACCCCGGCACCAGCACGCGCGCGCTCTTCCTGGTAGAGAGTGCTGACATGCTCACCCTCAAGGACCTTTCCCTGATCAACACCACCCTGATTGGTGACGGCGGGCAGGCGGAAACCCTGTACTTCAATAACGACGGAGGCCGCCTCATTGCCACCAACGCCGCGTTCATCAGCGAGCAGGACACCCTGTTGCTGAAGGGCTGGAGCTGGTTTTACGACAGTCTGGTGGCGGGCAACGTGGACTTTATCTGGGGTACCGCGCAGGCGGCAGTGTTTGAAAACAGCGAAATCCGCACGCTTACCCGCACCGACGGTGGCCAGGGCGGTTACCTGCTTCAGGCGCGTACTCCCGAAAACGTACCGGGCTTCGTGTTCCTGAACTCTATCCTGACCCGCGATGATGGCGTGACCAATGCCACCCACACCCTGGCGCGCAGTGGCGGCAGTAGCAGCTACTTCGACAACATCGCCTTTATCAATACGAAGATGGATGCCCACATCAAACCGGATGGCTGGCACCTGAGCCCCATGCCCAATCCAGCCACGGCCAGTGCCGATGCGGGCTGGCGCGAGTACGGCAGCATGGACCTCACCGGCAGCGTCCTGGACATTTCCGCCCGCTGTGGCGAAGGCAAAGCCTGCCATGCGCTGAGCGAGGCCGAAGTGGCTGAGCGCTTCTGCTCCCGGGCACAGATCTTCAGCGGTTGGAACAATGGCGAAGGCTGGGACCCCATGCCGGAGCAGCCCAATGATGAACTCTGCCCTGCGGTTGAGCCCGAACCGGAACCCGAGCCCGAACCGGAGCCCGGTGTGTGGAGCGGAAGTGCCATGGTGCTCGGCGGCAGCAGTACTGGAATCAGTGGAGAGATCACCGCTCAGACGGAGACCAGTGTCACCTTCACTGCTGAAGGCGGCAAGTTTGAAAGTGCGGCCATGAGTTTTTACCTGGTCTCCCAGGAGGTGGCCGGTGACTTTACGCTGACGGCCAAGGTCAAGGCCGTGGGCGCCCTGCGCGAAAGCTCGTCCTACCAGTTCCCGGTGGGCCTGATACTGTGTGAATGTGACACTGCCAGTAGCGGAACCAGCCCGTTGGCCCATGCGACCATCAATGACATCACCGGTGATGACGTACAGAACCTGGTGCCCACCTACGGCCACGTAGCGGAAGATGGTGCGAACTGGAACAAGACTTCCATGGACTCGGCAGAGTTGACCCCGGGAGACAACCTGTACCTGAGGTTAGAGCGCCAGGGCCAAAAGTACATCACCTACCTCTCCAGCGATGGTGGTGCCACCTACCCCATCGTGAAGGCAAGCACGCTCTCGGGCCTGCCCGACACCGTAAAAGTGGGCCTGTTCGCAGCGCCCAACGGTTCCGGCGTACAGACCTTCACCTTCGAAGATATCCAGCTGGTGCAATAA